The following DNA comes from Limnobacter sp. SAORIC-580.
CCAAACTCTGCCGAACTGAACGTGCATACACCATGAGACTTGTGCATAAAAAAGTCAGGGTCAAGGCCATGCTTGCGTACAAAGTCCAAAGCAGTCGCCCTGTTTCGGCATGAATTTCCTGTGTCAGTTTGTTGATGGCAGCGGTTTGAGTTTGCAAGCCCAACTCTTCAATCGACGAACCTGCCTTGACCACCGGGCGGTCCATGCCATTCACCGATTTATCCAACTCACGGTATTGAAACGGAAACGCCGGATCGTATTTGGCCAAAGCCGTTGCATAGGCAGCGGATGCTGCTTTGAAATCGTTCTGCCACGCCTGAATTGCTCTGATACGGGCGGAATCGGAGGCAACCGCCTGGTTTTTTAACAGATCGGCCGTGGTTTGCTCAAATTGTTGAACATACTTGGAGAATTCCTTTTTGTACTTGTCTGCTGCACCTTCACCCTCGCCCCGCAACAGCACATTTTTAAACGAAGAGGCCATTTTCGTAGTGTGGTGATTGGCCTGGGCAATCAAGCGGCTCACCTCGTTCTCCTGAACAATTTTTGCGGTGCCCACTGTTTCCAGTTCGGTCAGGCGATTCATTTGAATAGTGACCCAAAACAGCGATGCGGCAACAATCAAGGCGATAACCGCACAAATGCCCAAGGCTTTTTGAGTCAGGGTAAATTGATGTTTCATGGTGTTGTTGATGTGGTTTTGACAGCCACCAGCATGTGCCTATCGGCAAGTACAATCGCCCCCTGAATTGGCGACGAACCCCAACAGGTGGTTAGCCCGTTTATTCAACCCTGAGTCAAATTCTTACTTGACCTTACAAGTCCACAACCCTATAATTTGCGGTTACCTAATTAACCAGCAAGTGATTTGGCTTTGTCGGTTGGCACTCACACCAATGAGACCAATTAACCGCCAGGTTGGCTGCAACGGAGAAACTCATGAAAGAAGGCATTCACCCCAACTATCGCGAAGTGTTGTTCATGGACATGTCCAACGGCTTCAAATTCATTTGCCGCTCTACCGCGCCTAGCCGCGAGACCGGAGAACACGAAGGCAAGGAATACCCTTTGATCAAGCTGGACGTGAGCTCTGAATCTCACCCCTTCTACACCGGCGCACAAAACACAATCGTGGACACCGCTGGTCGCGTTGAGAAGTTCCGTCGTCGTTTCGATCGCTTCAAGAAGTAATTTTTCGCGCAAGTGATCATAAAAAGGCAGCTCAGGCAAACTGGCTGCCTTTTGTTTTTACGGACACAATAAGAACATGGTCATTACCGCAGCCAACAACACTCGTTTGTCGCGCAGGCTATTGTGGGGCTTGATACTGCTCTACATTTTGCCGGGCCTTTTTGCGCGCACGCCCTGGAAACCTGACGACGCCGCGGGCTTTGGCCAAAGCTTTACCTTTTCCCAACTGCCTTTTTCAGAATGGGCGATGTCGCTGATTGGCGACCGCATGTATGTCGAAGGCGGCCTGCTGTCGGCCTGGCTTGCAGGCTTGTTCGGAAAACTGGCACTTGCTGTCGACCTGCCCCACAACTGGCTCGATGACGCCATGCGCTTGGGCAACGTATTTTGGATGATTTTGGCCGGCTGGGCCATTTGGAACACCACCTACCGATTGGCCAAGCGGGTTGAGCTTCAACCCGAAGACCCACTTGGCACTGCACCTACCCGGGTCGATTACGCCCGTGCTGTGGCAGATGCCTCGGTACTTTGCTTTTTGGGTACTTTGGGCCTTCTTGTTCGCTCCCACATGCAGGTGCCTGAAATTGCCGAACTGGCTGGCATTTCAATCATGTTGCTGGGTGCGGTGCGCTCGCTTGACCGGCCAATTGGCGCGGGCTGGATGCTGGGCGCGGGTATTGCCATCGCCTTTTTTGCACGTGGCTGGGCACATTGCTTGCCCTTTTTGCTCTTGTTACTGGTCAGCTCGATGACACACAGCTCATTGCGCTTTGGTCTGCTTCGTCGCATGACCCGGGCTGCTGCCGTGTTCGCCATTCCTTTTGCCATCTGGTTTTTCTGGCTTATGAGCCAAAAAAACGGGGAATTGTGGTGGAACGCCTGGAATGAATGGAATGTACGCCGCTTTCTGATACTTGACCCAACCCAGTCTTTTGACCTGGTCAAACTGGTAATCACCCTGAAAACCCTGACCTGGTTTTTGTGGCCAATTTTACCCATGGCGTGCTGGACCATTTGGCGTTACCGCAAGGCTTTGACTGAACCCTCCATCCGCATTCCTTTGGCAGGCGGCGCCGCCGGTGTGGTTGTACTGCTGATTACAAACCCGGCCGATGAGGCCAACTATTTCCCATTGCTGGCACCACTTTCAGTGCTTGCTGCAATCGGGCTTTCCACCATGAAGCGCGGCCTGATCAGCCTGATTGACTGGTTCGCAGTGCTTTGGTTTACATTCGCGGCCGTGTTGGTGTGGCTGGGCTGGACTGCAGCCACATTTGGTTTCCCCGCAAAAATAGCAGCCAACTTCGAGAAATTGTCTCCTGGCTATGTGCCCGATGTCATCGGCCTTGAACTTGCCTTGGCGTTTCTGGCCAGCATCGCCTGGATCCGCCTGATCGTATGGCGAACAGCCTCAGGAAGCCGTGCTCTCTGGCGTCCCATGGTGCTGACCACCGGTGGCGTTATTTTGCTGTGGTTGCTGATGATGACCCTGTGGATCCCAAGAATTGATTATGCAAAAAGCTTCAAGGCCTTGGGCGATGCAATTACCCAATCGGTGCTGAATCATCAGGCAGCTGCCAACAGGGAATGCGTTGCAGACTACAACCTGGGCTACGCGCAGCGGGCTACCCTTCAATACCACGCCAAGGTTGACTTCATTCGCAAAGGGCAATTCAAGGAAGCCTCGGAATGTGAGTATCTATTGCTACAAGACGACACCCGGCAAAGCCTTAAGATCAAGGTTGATTTTGAGTCCAAGGCATCTGAGCGGTGGGAATTGATCTGGACCGGCAACCGAAACTCGGACCGACATGAATTCTTCTTCCTGTATGCACGGACCCAGCAGGTAGAACAGCAGACAGAAAACAGCAGTCGTTAAAGGTGTCGCATGGCCAGTAGTATTGTTTTATTCGCCCAGAACCGGCCGCGCAGGGCACTGCTGAATCAGGCTTTGCCAATTCTGCTGGGGCAACTGGCGGTTATGGGCAACGGCCTGGTTGATACATTGATGGCCGGGCAGGCTGGCCCCGATGTGCTGGCGGCCATGGCTGTTGGGTCATCCATTTATATCAGCCTGTACGTGGGCTTGATGGGGGTCATTATTGGCCTGACTCCCATTTGCTCTGCCCACTTTGGCGCTGGCGACCACCGCAAAGTTGGAGAAGACGCCGTGCAAGGCGTTTGGTTGGCCCTGACCATGAGCTGCATTGGCATGGCCATTCTGCTGAACCCGGACCCTATTTTTCAACTGACCAATACCCCTGCTCACATTGCCAGCGACACCCGTGGCTACCTGCTTGGCATTGCCTGGGGTTTGCCAGCAGCCTTGGTGTTTCGTGTGTTTTATGCGTTGAATCAGTCCATTTCACGCCCACAAATTGTGGTGGCCCTGCAAGTGCTGATGCTGCTGCTGAAAATTCCCTTGAACATTTGGTTCATGAACGGCGGGTGGGGCTTGCCTGCCTTGGGAGCGGCTGGTTTTGGTTGGGCCACAGCAGCAACCATGTGGCTGGTGCTCGGTATTTCGGCCCTTATTTGGTTATTCGACAAACATTACAGCGAATTCAAATCCATTCGCAGCCTGAAACCTGACTGGCATCGTCTTGGGCAAATCCTTCGGCTCGGGCTTCCGATTGGTGGCTCATACCTGATTGAAGTCAGCTCGTTCACCGTCATTGCGCTGCTGGTATCGCGTTTCGATGTGTACCAGTTGGGCGGGCACCAAATTGTGTCCAATATGGCGGCCATGGCGTACATGGTGTGCCTGTCACTGGGCAATGCCACAACGGTGTTGGCCTCGCAGCAAATTGGCGCTGGGTTTAACAGATACGCAAGCGTGATCGTAAAGCGCGGCATTGAAACCGCCATGCTGGTTGCCGTCTGCGTTTGCCTGGGTTTGTATGTATTCGACCTGGAATTGATTTCGTTCTACACCAAAGACGCAAAAACCATCGAGGTCGCCTTGGGCTTGATGCCTTGGGTAATCGCCTACCATTTTATTGATGCCGTACAAACTCTGTGCTCGTTTTCGCTTCGGGCCTACCGTGTGTCGGCACGCCCCATGCTGATTTATTTGGTGAGCCTGTGGTTTGTGGGCATTGGCGGGGGCATGTGGCTTGGTGTGTGGCAAGAAAACCCACTGAAATCACAAGGCTTCTGGATGGCGAGCGCAGGTGGGCTGCTATTGGCTGGAACCTGCCTGGCCTTGCTGCTGGCCCATGTAATGCGCCAGCGCAATGCTTTGGAACTTACTTTGCCAACTAAGCCGCAGGCGCTGTCGGGGACTGAGGGCTCTCCTGGCTCGCCTTCGCCTCTGGCGCCACAATGAAATGCTCGCGGTAAAAACGAAGCTCGTCGATTGACTCGTGAATATCAGCCAAAGCGGTGTGCTTGGTTTTCTTCACAAATTTTCGGGCTATGGTTGGGTTCCAGCGTTTGCACAATTCCTTTAGTGTGCTCACATCGAGATTCCGATAATGAAAATATGCTTCCAGTTTGGGCATGTACTTGGCCATGAATCGGCGGTCCTGGCAAATGCTGTTGCCACACATGGGGCTTTTACCCGGGCCGATGTATTTCGCCAAAAATTCAATTAGCAACGCCTCCGCCTGGGCTTCATCAATCGGGGATTCCTTTACGCGCGCAGTCAGGCCACTCTTGCCATGGGTGCTGGTGTTCCAAGCGTCCATCCCGGCCAGAATTTCATCGCTTTGGTGAATGGCGAGCACAGGCCCTTCTTCCAGCACATTCAATTCGCTGTCCGTCACCACAACCGCCACTTCGATGATTTTGTCGTTAAATGGGTCCAGACCTGTCATTTCCATATCAACCCACACCAGGCGATTGTCGTCGCGGGGAATCTTGGTTTCAACAGGGGTGGAACTTGGCGTGGCTTGTGACATAATTTGGATGAGCTTTGAGGTTGAATCTAAAGAGAACTGTATTGTCTCACAGGCATTGAAGCGCAAATTAATCAAGGGTGGTAGCGAGAAATGGTTTTTACTGAAGTCTTTGTTCTGGCAGTAGTGTTGAGTGTGGCGCTTCGCCTTTATCTGGCAAGTCGCCAGGTGCGGCACATTGCCTTGAACCGCGCGCAAGTGCCTGCGGAGTTCAGGGAGCAAATCAGCCTGCAAGACCATCAAAAGGCAGCAGACTATTCAATCGCAAAAACCCGCCTGGGCATGATCAACGTGCTGATTGAAGCCACTATCCTGATGGGGTTTACCTTGCTGGGCGGCCTTCAATGGATTCAAAATTTCACAAGTACCGCCGCCGAGGGTATTTTGGCGGGTTTGCTGCTGATCGCCGTGGTGGGCTTCATCGGAAGCGTGCTTGATTTGCCATTGTCCTACTACAAACAATTCGTGCTTGAAGAGCGCTTCGGTTTCAATCGAATGAAGAAAGGCCTGTTCATTGGCGACTGGCTGAAAGGCTTGCTGGTGGGCGCTTTGATTGGCGGCCCACTGGTGTTCGCGGTTCTTTACCTGATGCGTGAAGCCGGCCAGCAATGGTGGGTTTATGCCTGGGCATTGTGGTTTGGCTTCAGCCTGTTGTTGATGTGGCTGTTCCCCACGGTGATTGCACCCATTTTCAACAAGTTCACCCCACTGGAAGACGGTGCCACGCGCCAGCGCATTCTGAATTTGCTACAACGCTGTGGCTTTGATTCCAGTGGCTTGTTTGTCATGGATGGCAGCAAACGCTCAAGCCACGGCAATGCCTACTTCAGCGGCATGGGCAAGGCCAAGCGAATCGTGTTTTTCGACACCCTGCTTTCGCGCTTGAATGACGATCAAATTGAAGCGGTGTTGGCCCATGAACTGGGGCACTTCAAGAAAAAGCACATCGTGAAGCACCTGGCTTTTTCAGGCATCGGCAGTCTTGTCATGTTTT
Coding sequences within:
- the orn gene encoding oligoribonuclease, translating into MSQATPSSTPVETKIPRDDNRLVWVDMEMTGLDPFNDKIIEVAVVVTDSELNVLEEGPVLAIHQSDEILAGMDAWNTSTHGKSGLTARVKESPIDEAQAEALLIEFLAKYIGPGKSPMCGNSICQDRRFMAKYMPKLEAYFHYRNLDVSTLKELCKRWNPTIARKFVKKTKHTALADIHESIDELRFYREHFIVAPEAKASQESPQSPTAPAA
- a CDS encoding ArnT family glycosyltransferase, which codes for MVITAANNTRLSRRLLWGLILLYILPGLFARTPWKPDDAAGFGQSFTFSQLPFSEWAMSLIGDRMYVEGGLLSAWLAGLFGKLALAVDLPHNWLDDAMRLGNVFWMILAGWAIWNTTYRLAKRVELQPEDPLGTAPTRVDYARAVADASVLCFLGTLGLLVRSHMQVPEIAELAGISIMLLGAVRSLDRPIGAGWMLGAGIAIAFFARGWAHCLPFLLLLLVSSMTHSSLRFGLLRRMTRAAAVFAIPFAIWFFWLMSQKNGELWWNAWNEWNVRRFLILDPTQSFDLVKLVITLKTLTWFLWPILPMACWTIWRYRKALTEPSIRIPLAGGAAGVVVLLITNPADEANYFPLLAPLSVLAAIGLSTMKRGLISLIDWFAVLWFTFAAVLVWLGWTAATFGFPAKIAANFEKLSPGYVPDVIGLELALAFLASIAWIRLIVWRTASGSRALWRPMVLTTGGVILLWLLMMTLWIPRIDYAKSFKALGDAITQSVLNHQAAANRECVADYNLGYAQRATLQYHAKVDFIRKGQFKEASECEYLLLQDDTRQSLKIKVDFESKASERWELIWTGNRNSDRHEFFFLYARTQQVEQQTENSSR
- a CDS encoding type B 50S ribosomal protein L31 is translated as MKEGIHPNYREVLFMDMSNGFKFICRSTAPSRETGEHEGKEYPLIKLDVSSESHPFYTGAQNTIVDTAGRVEKFRRRFDRFKK
- a CDS encoding MATE family efflux transporter, translating into MASSIVLFAQNRPRRALLNQALPILLGQLAVMGNGLVDTLMAGQAGPDVLAAMAVGSSIYISLYVGLMGVIIGLTPICSAHFGAGDHRKVGEDAVQGVWLALTMSCIGMAILLNPDPIFQLTNTPAHIASDTRGYLLGIAWGLPAALVFRVFYALNQSISRPQIVVALQVLMLLLKIPLNIWFMNGGWGLPALGAAGFGWATAATMWLVLGISALIWLFDKHYSEFKSIRSLKPDWHRLGQILRLGLPIGGSYLIEVSSFTVIALLVSRFDVYQLGGHQIVSNMAAMAYMVCLSLGNATTVLASQQIGAGFNRYASVIVKRGIETAMLVAVCVCLGLYVFDLELISFYTKDAKTIEVALGLMPWVIAYHFIDAVQTLCSFSLRAYRVSARPMLIYLVSLWFVGIGGGMWLGVWQENPLKSQGFWMASAGGLLLAGTCLALLLAHVMRQRNALELTLPTKPQALSGTEGSPGSPSPLAPQ
- a CDS encoding M48 family metallopeptidase, translated to MVFTEVFVLAVVLSVALRLYLASRQVRHIALNRAQVPAEFREQISLQDHQKAADYSIAKTRLGMINVLIEATILMGFTLLGGLQWIQNFTSTAAEGILAGLLLIAVVGFIGSVLDLPLSYYKQFVLEERFGFNRMKKGLFIGDWLKGLLVGALIGGPLVFAVLYLMREAGQQWWVYAWALWFGFSLLLMWLFPTVIAPIFNKFTPLEDGATRQRILNLLQRCGFDSSGLFVMDGSKRSSHGNAYFSGMGKAKRIVFFDTLLSRLNDDQIEAVLAHELGHFKKKHIVKHLAFSGIGSLVMFYVLGLLANTPWFYSELGVNPDLANGAQAMALVLFMMVLPYFTFPIRPVMSWLSRKHEFEADAYAAQQSAPQHLVSALVKLYQDNASTLTPDPLHSAFYDSHPPASIRISRLNSLQGAQ